The following proteins are encoded in a genomic region of Macadamia integrifolia cultivar HAES 741 unplaced genomic scaffold, SCU_Mint_v3 scaffold_110A, whole genome shotgun sequence:
- the LOC122070793 gene encoding dehydrodolichyl diphosphate synthase complex subunit NUS1-like isoform X2: protein MDLGDKIQRCLRPVVHASCVWNLVKLLLRLLWHLLHLAISIWYLGKGIGLMLQSYLIASGLLRRYRVLNLSNLRYLAIVIDSEEARHTLRVVELLSWLSDIGVKHVCLYDMEGVLKGSKKIILKKLGDARPLEVADERNLFLEKKHMVLEFVSFSDGKEGAAKAASFLCSKYLKCADGDQEPVFTEPEMTNALGAIGFGGPEPDLLLVYGPTRCHFGFPAWRLRYTEIEHMGPLKHMKYGAIIKSICKFTMVRQNYGS from the exons GCATCCTGTGTGTGGAATTTAGTTAAGCTTTTGCTTCGACTACTCTGGCATTTGCTACATCTTGCAATCAGCATATGGTATCTTGGGAAGGGTATAGGTCTTATGCTGCAAAGCTATCTTATTGCAAGCGGGCTATTGAGGAGGTACAGAGTACTCAATCTAAGTAACCTTCGATATCTAGCCATTGTGATAGACAGTGAAGAAGCCCGACACACTTTGAGGGTTGTTGAGCTCTTGAGCTGGTTGTCAGATATAGGTGTCAAGCATGTTTGCCTCTACGATATGGAAG gagTTCTGAAGGGCTCAAAGAAGATTATTTTGAAGAAATTGGGTGATGCAAGGCCATTGGAG GTAGCTGATGAAAGGAAtttatttctagaaaaaaaGCATATGGTTTTGGAATTTGTTTCCTTCTCTGATGGGAAAGAGGGGGCAGCTAAAGCAGCTAGCTTTCTTTGTTCCAAGTATTTAAAATGTGCTGATGGAGATCAGGAGCCAGTCTTCACAGAACCTGAAATGACCAATGCACTGGGAGCCATTG GTTTTGGGGGACCAGAACCTGACCTTCTTCTAGTATATGGGCCTACAAGGTGCCACTTTGGATTCCCTGCATGGAGATTGCGGTACACAGAGATTGA ACATATGGGACCATtgaaacacatgaaatatggtGCCATCATAAAATCAATTTGCAAGTTCACAATGGTGCGCCAGAACTATG GTTCCTGA
- the LOC122070793 gene encoding dehydrodolichyl diphosphate synthase complex subunit NUS1-like isoform X4 — translation MLQSYLIASGLLRRYRVLNLSNLRYLAIVIDSEEARHTLRVVELLSWLSDIGVKHVCLYDMEGVLKGSKKIILKKLGDARPLEVADERNLFLEKKHMVLEFVSFSDGKEGAAKAASFLCSKYLKCADGDQEPVFTEPEMTNALGAIGFGGPEPDLLLVYGPTRCHFGFPAWRLRYTEIEHMGPLKHMKYGAIIKSICKFTMVRQNYGS, via the exons ATGCTGCAAAGCTATCTTATTGCAAGCGGGCTATTGAGGAGGTACAGAGTACTCAATCTAAGTAACCTTCGATATCTAGCCATTGTGATAGACAGTGAAGAAGCCCGACACACTTTGAGGGTTGTTGAGCTCTTGAGCTGGTTGTCAGATATAGGTGTCAAGCATGTTTGCCTCTACGATATGGAAG gagTTCTGAAGGGCTCAAAGAAGATTATTTTGAAGAAATTGGGTGATGCAAGGCCATTGGAG GTAGCTGATGAAAGGAAtttatttctagaaaaaaaGCATATGGTTTTGGAATTTGTTTCCTTCTCTGATGGGAAAGAGGGGGCAGCTAAAGCAGCTAGCTTTCTTTGTTCCAAGTATTTAAAATGTGCTGATGGAGATCAGGAGCCAGTCTTCACAGAACCTGAAATGACCAATGCACTGGGAGCCATTG GTTTTGGGGGACCAGAACCTGACCTTCTTCTAGTATATGGGCCTACAAGGTGCCACTTTGGATTCCCTGCATGGAGATTGCGGTACACAGAGATTGA ACATATGGGACCATtgaaacacatgaaatatggtGCCATCATAAAATCAATTTGCAAGTTCACAATGGTGCGCCAGAACTATG GTTCCTGA
- the LOC122070798 gene encoding plant-specific TFIIB-related protein 1: protein MRCPYCSGAQGRCTTTALGRSVTECCSCGRVVVERQTQTHDLFLLRAQDSPLCLVTSDLSSLPSPAAVGDTNGDDEDPFQPTGFITAFSTWSLESSPLFARSSLSFAGHLAELERALDSSSSSSSSSTSSSGTGGVVVVDNLRAYLQIIDVSSILGLDYDISDHAFQLFRDCSSATCLRNRSVEALATAALVQAIREAQEPRTLQEISIASNVPQKEIGKYIKILGEALQLSQPINSNSISVHMPRFCTLLQLNKSAQELATHIGEVVINKCFCTRRNPISISAAAIYLACQLEDKRKTQAEICKVTGLTEVTLRKVYKELLENWDDLLPSNYTPAVPPEKAFPTTSITSGRSSAPRTDLADVAALLDKDKQADITIPNKSSEFSETDHQARSKEETESKGSSRVPHPSSAPYGVGNTERVLNIATNIWQPQIPLGTPGSRPTGERNQISGRGIDINEAQLSTSDLEEKVDRDAKAGISSQRPSPFCSPQASGGSSSTWQFHSPPVTRPPLYAQFVQKPQIMPGFPEPQGTGSQKGSEKADRGGDTERQ, encoded by the exons ATGCGGTGCCCCTACTGCTCGGGGGCCCAAGGTCGCTGCACAACCACCGCGTTGGGACGGTCGGTGACGGAGTGCTGCTCTTGCGGGCGAGTGGTAGTGGAGCGACAGACACAGACCCATGATCTCTTCCTCCTGCGTGCTCAAGACTCCCCTCTCTGCCTTGTCACTTCTgacctctcttctctcccttctcctGCTGCCGTGGGCGACACAAACGGCGACGACGAAGACCCTTTCCAGCCCACTGGCTTCATCACTGCTTTCTCCACATGGTCTCTCGAGTCCAGCCCTCTATTTGCTCGCTCTTCCCTCTCCTTTGCCGGCCATCTTGCTGAACTAGAGCGAGCCCTTgactcttcttcttcgtcatcctcTTCGTCTACGAGCTCCTCCGGAACGGGTGGCGTTGTCGTTGTCGACAACCTTCGTGCTTATCTTCAGATCATCGACGTGTCTTCCATATTGGGTCTTGATTACGATATCTCTGATCACGCCTTTCAACTCTTCCGGGACTGTTCTTCTGCTACTTGTTTGAGGAATCGCAGTGTGGAAGCACTTGCTACTGCTGCTCTTGTTCAGGCTATCAGGGAGGCTCAGGAGCCTAGGACACTCCAG GAAATCTCAATCGCCTCCAATGTTCCCCAAAAGGAGATTGGTAAATATATCAAGATATTGGGAGAAGCTCTGCAACTTAGTCAGCCCATTAACAGCAACTCTATATCTGTGCACATGCCAAGGTTTTGCACTCTCCTCCAACTCAACAAGTCAGCCCAG GAACTGGCTACTCACATTGGTGAGGTGgtgatcaacaaatgcttctgCACCCGCCGCAATCCAATTAGCATCTCTGCAGCTGCAATCTATCTGGCATGCCAGTTAGAAGACAAACGCAAGACCCAGGCAGAGATCTGCAAAGTGACAGGTCTCACTGAGGTCACTCTGAGGAAAGTCTACAAGGAGCTGCTAGAAAACTGGGATGATCTTCTTCCATCTAACTACACTCCTGCTGTCCCCCCAGAGAAAGCATTTCCTACAACTTCAATCACCTCAGGCCGGTCATCAGCTCCTAGAACAGACCTAGCTGATGTTGCTGCCTTGTTGGACAAAGATAAGCAAGCTGATATTACCATACCTAATAAGTCATCTGAGTTTTCAGAGACAGATCATCAAGCTAGAAGCAAAGAAGAGACTGAAAGTAAAGGCAGTTCTCGAGTACCCCATCCTAGTTCAGCACCATATGGAGTGGGGAACACAGAACGGGTGTTGAATATTGCGACAAACATTTGGCAGCCCCAGATTCCACTTGGTACACCTGGTTCTCGGCCAACAGGTGAGAGGAATCAGATTTCTGGTCGAGGTATTGACATCAATGAGGCTCAGCTTAGCACTTCAGACCTTGAGGAGAAGGTTGATAGAGATGCTAAGGCTGGTATAAGTTCTCAAAGGCCAAGCCCATTTTGCAGTCCCCAAGCCTCAGGTGGGAGCTCAAGTACATGGCAGTTTCATTCTCCTCCTGTGACAAGGCCACCTCTTTATGCTCAGTTTGTGCAGAAACCTCAGATAATGCCAGGTTTTCCAGAACCCCAAGGGACTGGGAGTCAAAAGGGCAGTGAGAAAGCAGACCGGGGTGGAGATACTGAGAGACAATAG
- the LOC122070793 gene encoding dehydrodolichyl diphosphate synthase complex subunit NUS1-like isoform X3, protein MASCVWNLVKLLLRLLWHLLHLAISIWYLGKGIGLMLQSYLIASGLLRRYRVLNLSNLRYLAIVIDSEEARHTLRVVELLSWLSDIGVKHVCLYDMEGVLKGSKKIILKKLGDARPLEVADERNLFLEKKHMVLEFVSFSDGKEGAAKAASFLCSKYLKCADGDQEPVFTEPEMTNALGAIGFGGPEPDLLLVYGPTRCHFGFPAWRLRYTEIEHMGPLKHMKYGAIIKSICKFTMVRQNYGS, encoded by the exons ATG GCATCCTGTGTGTGGAATTTAGTTAAGCTTTTGCTTCGACTACTCTGGCATTTGCTACATCTTGCAATCAGCATATGGTATCTTGGGAAGGGTATAGGTCTTATGCTGCAAAGCTATCTTATTGCAAGCGGGCTATTGAGGAGGTACAGAGTACTCAATCTAAGTAACCTTCGATATCTAGCCATTGTGATAGACAGTGAAGAAGCCCGACACACTTTGAGGGTTGTTGAGCTCTTGAGCTGGTTGTCAGATATAGGTGTCAAGCATGTTTGCCTCTACGATATGGAAG gagTTCTGAAGGGCTCAAAGAAGATTATTTTGAAGAAATTGGGTGATGCAAGGCCATTGGAG GTAGCTGATGAAAGGAAtttatttctagaaaaaaaGCATATGGTTTTGGAATTTGTTTCCTTCTCTGATGGGAAAGAGGGGGCAGCTAAAGCAGCTAGCTTTCTTTGTTCCAAGTATTTAAAATGTGCTGATGGAGATCAGGAGCCAGTCTTCACAGAACCTGAAATGACCAATGCACTGGGAGCCATTG GTTTTGGGGGACCAGAACCTGACCTTCTTCTAGTATATGGGCCTACAAGGTGCCACTTTGGATTCCCTGCATGGAGATTGCGGTACACAGAGATTGA ACATATGGGACCATtgaaacacatgaaatatggtGCCATCATAAAATCAATTTGCAAGTTCACAATGGTGCGCCAGAACTATG GTTCCTGA